Proteins encoded in a region of the Elaeis guineensis isolate ETL-2024a chromosome 7, EG11, whole genome shotgun sequence genome:
- the LOC105060430 gene encoding leucine-rich repeat receptor-like serine/threonine-protein kinase At2g14510 → MSSPFFLLLLFSLFVAVLSQPPQPRGFFLDCGSTVNSRIGGLQWLSDGPFVAAGVPRNLSAAGLAPTLSTLRSFPFDPSTGPRKFCYVLSVFRDARYLVRTTYYYGGVNGPGSPPVFDQIVDGTFWTMVNTTADYAAGMSSYYEGVFLAIGKTMSVCVAGNTYTESDPFISALEVILLDDSVYNSTDFKKNAMGLIARSDFGSADMIVRYPDDKFDRYWQPFSNSTNGQSSTHNISVSDFWNLPPANVLNTALVASSDKLLVFQWPPASLPNSSYYIALYFADTLPESSRIFSVFINNYAFYSDLTVTSSGLAVFATQWSLSGLTRITLSASPGSVLPPLINAGEVFHLFPLGRVTHTGDIIALEAIKKNISNPPLDWSGDPCMPRVYSWTGVTCSEGTRIRVVTLNLSSMGLSGSLSPSLARLTALSDISFANNNISGNIPDLSRLKRLEKLHLQDNQLTGRIPSSLGNIKRLSELFLQNNNLTGEVPANLLGKPGLKIELFPGNPFLSRPSSS, encoded by the exons ATGTCCTctcctttcttcctcctcctcctattCTCCCTCTTCGTCGCCGTTCTCTCCCAACCCCCGCAACCCAGAG GCTTCTTCTTAGATTGCGGCTCTACCGTCAATTCCAGAATCGGCGGCCTCCAATGGCTCTCCGACGGCCCCTTCGTCGCCGCCGGCGTCCCTCGCAATCTTTCCGCCGCCGGCCTCGCCCCGACACTCTCCACCCTCCGCTCCTTCCCCTTCGACCCCTCCACCGGCCCCCGCAAGTTCTGCTACGTTCTCTCCGTCTTCCGCGACGCTCGCTACCTTGTCCGCACCACCTACTACTACGGCGGCGTCAATGGCCCCGGCTCGCCGCCGGTCTTCGACCAGATTGTGGACGGCACATTCTGGACTATGGTGAATACAACTGCGGACTATGCGGCCGGCATGTCGTCATACTACGAGGGCGTGTTCTTGGCGATCGGGAAGACCATGAGTGTCTGTGTCGCGGGCAACACGTATACGGAATCTGATCCTTTTATCTCTGCTCTCGAGGTGATCCTCTTGGATGATTCGGTGTACAATTCTACGGATTTTAAGAAGAATGCAATGGGACTTATTGCAAGGAGCGACTTTGGGTCTGCTGATATGATTGTGAG GTACCCAGATGACAAATTTGATAGATATTGGCAGCCATTTTCAAACAGCACCAATGGCCAGAGTAGCACCCATAATATTTCAGTATCTGATTTCTGGAATCTCCCACCTGCAAATGTTCTCAATACTGCTCTAGTGGCCAGTTCAGATAAATTATTGGTGTTTCAGTGGCCTCCAGCATCCCTACCGAACTCCAGCTACTATATTGCTCTTTATTTTGCCGATACATTACCTGAGAGCTCCAGGATATTCAGTGTCTTTATAAATAACTATGCCTTCTACAGTGATCTCACTGTTACTTCATCTGGTCTTGCCGTGTTTGCAACCCAATGGAGTCTCTCTGGTCTCACAAGGATTACGCTGTCTGCTAGTCCTGGATCTGTCCTCCCCCCACTCATTAATGCTGGAGAGGTTTTTCACCTTTTCCCTCTTGGAAGAGTAACTCATACCGGAGATA TAATTGCACTGGAggcaataaagaaaaatattagtAATCCACCACTTGATTGGAGTGGAGATCCATGCATGCCTCGTGTGTACTCATGGACTGGAGTCACATGCTCTGAAGGAACCCGAATACGTGTGGTCACTCT AAATCTGTCAAGTATGGGTCTGTCTGGTTCTCTATCACCTAGTCTTGCCCGCCTGACCGCACTAAGTGATAT ATCTTTTGCAAATAATAACATTTCTGGAAATATTCCAGATCTTAGCCGACTAAAGAGGCTTGAGAAATT GCATTTGCAGGACAATCAATTAACAGGAAGAATCCCTTCATCACTTGGCAATATTAAGAGGCTAAGTGAGCT GTTCTTGCAGAACAATAACCTGACTGGTGAAGTTCCAGCCAACCTATTAGGGAAACCTGGATTAAAAATTGA GCTGTTCCCTGGAAATCCCTTCCTTTCTCGGCCTTCAAGTTCCTGA